A DNA window from Rhodococcus sp. Z13 contains the following coding sequences:
- a CDS encoding tyrosine-type recombinase/integrase: protein MARRKKRSFGGLRKLPSGRWQAKYTAPDGLIYKAPRTFAAEDDAIAWLNAERRLIDLDAWTPPTERDRADEQAALKLTLGEYADRWITHRHLKESTRHLYRRMFEQHIEPELGALPLDEVTSERILVWFADLRDKPGPNKASTGKTRNARVYALLRTIFATAVDDGLISSNPCRIPRAGRTERAHEIRLLSISELDSLAFAMPERLRLLVKLAAWCGLRRGELLELRRGDVAEDGSVVRIRRAVVFVDRKPVVGPPKSDAGVRDVTVPPHIRTAVVDHLSEHVGRGKNALLFTSKDGDRLGEWTLRYHFEQATTRIDRSDLRLHDLRHQGAVLAAQAGATTKELMARLGHSTPNMAMRYQHAAAGRDAQIAERLSQLADGHGWP from the coding sequence AAGGCCCCGCGAACGTTTGCCGCCGAGGACGATGCAATTGCCTGGTTGAACGCAGAACGTCGCCTGATCGACCTCGACGCCTGGACTCCACCCACCGAGCGTGACCGTGCCGACGAGCAGGCCGCACTGAAGCTCACCCTGGGGGAGTACGCGGACCGCTGGATCACTCACCGCCATTTGAAGGAGTCCACCAGGCACCTGTACCGGCGCATGTTCGAGCAGCACATCGAACCAGAACTCGGAGCGCTGCCCCTCGACGAGGTGACCTCCGAGCGGATCCTCGTATGGTTCGCTGACCTCCGGGACAAGCCGGGACCGAACAAAGCATCGACGGGTAAGACTCGAAACGCCCGCGTCTACGCGCTGCTGCGCACCATCTTCGCTACCGCGGTAGACGACGGACTCATCTCGAGCAATCCGTGCCGCATCCCCCGCGCCGGCAGAACCGAGCGGGCTCACGAAATCCGCCTGCTGTCGATCTCCGAGCTCGACTCCCTCGCCTTTGCGATGCCCGAGCGTCTACGTCTGCTCGTCAAGCTCGCTGCCTGGTGCGGTTTGCGCCGCGGTGAGCTGCTCGAGCTGCGCCGCGGTGACGTGGCCGAGGACGGCAGTGTTGTTCGGATCCGCAGAGCTGTCGTGTTCGTCGATCGCAAGCCCGTCGTTGGGCCCCCGAAATCGGACGCTGGCGTGCGAGACGTGACAGTGCCACCCCATATCCGTACCGCGGTCGTCGATCATCTCAGCGAACACGTTGGTCGAGGGAAGAACGCGCTGCTGTTCACCTCAAAGGACGGGGACCGTCTGGGGGAGTGGACTCTCCGCTATCACTTCGAGCAGGCAACCACGAGGATCGATCGCTCAGACCTACGTCTACACGATCTGAGGCACCAGGGGGCTGTCCTCGCTGCACAGGCTGGCGCGACGACCAAGGAGCTCATGGCTCGGCTTGGACACTCAACTCCGAACATGGCGATGCGCTACCAACATGCTGCGGCCGGGCGGGATGCTCAGATCGCGGAAAGGCTTTCGCAGCTAGCGGATGGTCATGGTTGGCCGTGA